From the Clostridium cagae genome, the window CTTTTATTTAACTGCTTGTCTAATATCATTTAATCTCCTTTTTGCATTTACATAAAAAACTTTAGGATAACTGTCTTGTCTAATAGCAATTAAAATTCTTTTTTATTATATCTAATACTACTTTATGCTATGATTTTTTTTAATATGAGCATACAATATATTTTTATATTAATAGGTAGTATTAAATCAAACCTTAAATAATTTCTCAGTCTCAAAAAGACTAGATTTGAAATATAGTTAAAATACAATTTATAATTAAAATATTAGGAAATGATGATGAAGAAAGGACCTACATTTATACAATGCAGGTCCTTTTTATATAAATATCTAATTATTGTAAATCTTAATTAGCTTTTATTTGCTTTGCCACTTCATTTGCAGCAATCATTCCACTTTGAAGAGCTCCTTGTTGACTTACATGTTTTTGTGAAATATGCTCTCCTGCAAAAAATACCTTATTCTCCATCTCTGGCTCTGTTACAGCATATGAAAAAAGTGTCTTATCCTCTGGCTTTGATAATGTTCCTGCTGTCCATATATACTGTGCATCTGACCAAATTAATGACTTGTAATCAATTAATTTATCATCTAGATAATGTGGAGAAAGGCCATGAGCTTTTTCTATATATCTCATTACATCATCAATTTGCAATTCTGGATTTTCATTTCCCAATCTCACAGCTTCCTGACACCAACTATAACTAGCTAGTAGTACACCTGATTCTTCTGGACTTGCTCCAGCTTTTAATACCCACTTTCCATATTTATTAGTTACAGGTCTTGAATGATCTGAAGGATAATACATTGAAACCAAAGGAAGATCTGTATAGGTACTTCCTCCTATTATCTTTTTTGATGCATTTCCCATTTCCCAAAATCTTTCCTTAAAATATAAATATATCTTGTGTGCTATCTCATAGTTCATTTCATTAATAGCCTGCACCTTCTTAGTTGTAAAAAGAGGTCCTGTTTCAATTCTCCTTAGACTTGAAAATGGTATGGCACATATTACATAATTGAATTCTTCAGATGTTTCTTTATTATCTCTATAATCTTTATATTTAAGTATAACTTTATCTTTTGCAGAAGAATTATATATTCCACTAATGGGAAAACCCATTTTTATTTCTATTTTTCCTAATTCTTCTTTACTAATACCTTTATACGCATCTTCGTTTTTATCACAAAGTGCTTCATATAATGAATGAGGTAAACTAATCATACCATCGGTAATGCGATAGGTGTATTCATGATCTACTGTATAATATTGTTGAAGCATTTCAGTAAGACTTAAACCAAAAAATTGTTCTTTGCCTTCTAAATACCCTAACATTGATATAGCATCTTGACTAAGATCCACATTCTCGTATGCATTTCTATAACTTAATTTATCTATTTCTGTTATACTCTTTGAATATTCTGATTTAACTTGAATTAATTCCTTTCTTAATTCTGTTGAAAGAGATTTTAAATACTTCTCATATATTTTTTCATGAAGTTCATGCCATGCTTTCTTTCTTTCAATTTCACTTAAATTAAACTTTGGATATATATTATTTTCTACACTTTTCCCTTTAGCATCATTAATCGCCCGTTCATCTCTAATATAAAACAAATTATTATCATTATTATTTACAAAAGGGCTTGTATGAAGTTTAAATAAATTTATATAATGCCAAGTGGTATAATGAGATACTGGTATACTCATTGGTCCTAATTCACCATAGTACTTTCTATTTCTATCAAAGTAATAAGTGTATACCCTTCCCCCTATTCTATGGCTTGCTTCAAATAAAGTAACATTACATCCTATTTTTCTAAGTTCAAAGGCAGACGCTAATCCAGCCTCTCCTGCACCAATTACTGCCACTTTAATATTCTTAGCCATTCCAACTTTACAAATATTAGTTATATCTTCAGGTGGACTCATTAAATTAATTATATTATCTAAATCATCTGATCTATTTTGTAGTTTTAGTATATATTCAAGCATTGTATATCTTTCATACTCACCAGGATTATCAATTTGATAAGGAGAGTTTGAATTATTATAAGAATTCATAACTTTCACATCCTAATATTTTTATTACATATATAGTTATATATGTACTACATCCTTTGTCTTAAATTAGGCACATTCAAAAATAATAGACAGGCATACTAGTCTATTATTTTTGAATGTGCCTTATCTTACTTTATAAATCTTCATTATTGTCACTAATAGTTTATCTATATCATCTAAAGTATTAAAATATCCTGGGCTAACTCTAACTGTCCCCGCATATTCTGTATCAATCACATCATGTATTAGAGGTGCACAATGATACCCTGTTCGTACAGCTATTTCCTCTTCATTCAATTGTTCACCAACAATTGAAGCATCAACTCCCTCTACATTAAAGGAAATTACTGAGCTTCTTTGTTTTACAGAATTACTTCCATAAATTTTTATATAAGATAGCTTTTTTAATTCCTTCAATAAATATGACATTAATTCTTCTTCATGTTTTTCTATAGTTCTTATTCCAACCTTCTTAATAAATTTTACCCCTTCACATAACCCTGCAATCCCTGGGATATTTAATGTTCCACTTTCAAATTGATCTGGCATAAAATCTGGTTGAATCATAAAATGGGAGTTACTTCCTGTTCCACCTTCCCTAA encodes:
- a CDS encoding flavin monoamine oxidase family protein; translation: MNSYNNSNSPYQIDNPGEYERYTMLEYILKLQNRSDDLDNIINLMSPPEDITNICKVGMAKNIKVAVIGAGEAGLASAFELRKIGCNVTLFEASHRIGGRVYTYYFDRNRKYYGELGPMSIPVSHYTTWHYINLFKLHTSPFVNNNDNNLFYIRDERAINDAKGKSVENNIYPKFNLSEIERKKAWHELHEKIYEKYLKSLSTELRKELIQVKSEYSKSITEIDKLSYRNAYENVDLSQDAISMLGYLEGKEQFFGLSLTEMLQQYYTVDHEYTYRITDGMISLPHSLYEALCDKNEDAYKGISKEELGKIEIKMGFPISGIYNSSAKDKVILKYKDYRDNKETSEEFNYVICAIPFSSLRRIETGPLFTTKKVQAINEMNYEIAHKIYLYFKERFWEMGNASKKIIGGSTYTDLPLVSMYYPSDHSRPVTNKYGKWVLKAGASPEESGVLLASYSWCQEAVRLGNENPELQIDDVMRYIEKAHGLSPHYLDDKLIDYKSLIWSDAQYIWTAGTLSKPEDKTLFSYAVTEPEMENKVFFAGEHISQKHVSQQGALQSGMIAANEVAKQIKAN